Proteins encoded in a region of the Mesoflavibacter profundi genome:
- a CDS encoding MlaE family ABC transporter permease — translation MNYLHYLGTYTLMIVEMFRKPTKWSVMKQLILKDIDDLIIGSLGIVAFISFFVGGVVTIQTALNIDNPLIPKNLVGFATRQSIILEFAPTFMSIIMAGKVGSFITSSIGTMRVTEQIDALEVMGINSLNYLVFPKFIALTLYPFVISISMFLGILGGLAACVYGGYASMGDYIEGLQLDFTPFHIAYAFIKTLIFAFILATIPSYQGYYMRGGALEVGKASTTSFVWTSVVIIVLNYLLTQLLLSQ, via the coding sequence ATGAATTACCTACACTATTTAGGCACATATACGTTAATGATAGTAGAAATGTTTAGAAAACCAACCAAATGGTCGGTTATGAAACAATTAATACTAAAAGACATTGACGATTTAATTATTGGATCTTTAGGTATTGTTGCCTTTATTTCATTTTTTGTTGGTGGCGTTGTCACCATACAAACTGCATTAAATATAGACAATCCTTTAATCCCTAAAAATCTTGTTGGATTTGCAACTAGACAATCTATTATTTTAGAATTTGCGCCAACTTTTATGTCTATAATTATGGCTGGAAAAGTTGGTTCTTTTATTACTTCAAGCATAGGAACTATGCGTGTTACAGAGCAAATAGACGCATTAGAAGTTATGGGAATTAACAGTCTAAATTATTTAGTATTCCCTAAATTTATTGCTTTAACATTATACCCATTTGTTATTTCAATCTCTATGTTTTTAGGTATTCTTGGCGGATTAGCAGCTTGTGTTTATGGTGGTTATGCCAGCATGGGCGATTACATAGAAGGTTTACAATTAGATTTTACGCCTTTTCATATTGCATATGCTTTTATAAAGACTCTAATTTTTGCTTTTATTCTAGCAACAATTCCTTCTTATCAAGGTTATTATATGCGTGGTGGCGCATTAGAAGTAGGTAAAGCAAGTACAACATCTTTTGTATGGACAAGTGTTGTAATAATTGTATTAAACTATTTATTAACCCAACTACTTTTAAGCCAATGA
- a CDS encoding ABC transporter ATP-binding protein: MIEVKNLHKSFGDAHILKGITTTFEKGKTNLIIGQSGSGKTVFLKCLLGIFNYEEGSIAYDGNVFAKLSEDQKRNIRAQIGMVFQGSALFDSMTIEENVMFPLKMFTKQSKSEMQDRVDFVLKRVNLADAHKKMPSEASGGMQKRVAIARAIVNKPKYLFCDEPNSGLDPKTSIVIDDLIKEITEEYQITTVINSHDMNSVMQIGEKIVFLKNGYKEWEGSRYDIFKTDNEAVTDFVYSSELFKKVRQMYIEERG, from the coding sequence ATGATTGAAGTAAAAAATTTACATAAGTCTTTTGGTGATGCCCATATATTAAAAGGTATCACTACTACTTTTGAAAAAGGTAAAACAAACCTTATTATTGGGCAAAGTGGATCTGGAAAAACTGTATTTTTAAAGTGCTTATTAGGAATTTTTAATTATGAAGAAGGAAGCATCGCCTACGACGGAAATGTATTTGCTAAATTAAGCGAAGATCAAAAAAGAAATATTAGAGCACAAATAGGAATGGTATTTCAAGGTAGTGCTTTGTTTGATTCTATGACTATTGAAGAGAACGTAATGTTTCCTCTTAAAATGTTTACAAAACAAAGTAAAAGTGAAATGCAAGATCGAGTAGACTTTGTTTTAAAACGTGTTAATTTAGCAGATGCTCATAAAAAAATGCCAAGTGAAGCTTCTGGAGGAATGCAAAAACGTGTAGCAATTGCGCGTGCAATTGTTAACAAACCTAAGTATCTTTTTTGTGACGAACCTAACTCTGGATTAGACCCAAAGACTTCTATAGTTATTGATGATTTAATAAAAGAAATCACCGAAGAATATCAAATCACAACCGTAATCAATTCGCACGATATGAACTCGGTAATGCAAATTGGCGAAAAGATTGTCTTTCTTAAAAATGGTTATAAAGAATGGGAAGGTTCTAGATACGACATTTTTAAAACAGACAATGAAGCTGTAACCGATTTTGTTTACTCTTCAGAGTTGTTTAAAAAAGTTAGACAGATGTATATTGAAGAACGCGGATAG
- a CDS encoding DUF389 domain-containing protein gives MSTTNNPNENKFNFSEEDKQQEAVEQKKEAVKKDAEGLFKSIKTFLNELLDFREDTDRDATIEAIKNDIPFKGATAWILICSIFVASIGLNANSTAVVIGAMLISPLMGPILGVGLSIAINDIDTLRRSLINLAIMIVLSLLTAFLFFRFFPLSEDTSELLGRVQPDIRDVLIAFFGGLALIIARTKRGTIASVIFGVAIATALMPPLCTAGYGLAKANWKYFGQAMYLFTINTIFIALATFLVLKILRFPMLKYANSAKRKRIARVASLVAIIVMIPAVFTFLSVLKESQFTIDAKDFVNNELKALPNSNYIKKYATINYSENGDSNIELTTFGTDVISDETKNVLEQRLQSYRFLKNTKLLINQTKNRQINNLDYMEELRTRDSLDLLTQQQKIAILEDKVRELSVLEKDQIPFKSLTEEIHINYETVDEVSYSKVITSNFKTIDTLPVFSIKWNDSLIDQQQIANEKDKLYKWLKFKLKTDTLVVTQKR, from the coding sequence ATGAGTACAACAAACAATCCTAACGAAAATAAGTTTAACTTCTCTGAAGAAGACAAACAACAAGAAGCTGTAGAGCAAAAAAAGGAAGCGGTAAAAAAAGATGCCGAAGGTTTATTTAAAAGTATAAAAACCTTTTTAAATGAGCTTTTAGACTTTAGAGAGGATACAGATCGTGATGCTACTATAGAAGCTATAAAAAATGATATACCTTTTAAAGGCGCAACAGCATGGATTTTAATATGTTCTATCTTTGTTGCATCTATAGGATTAAATGCAAATAGTACAGCAGTAGTTATTGGAGCCATGTTAATTTCTCCTTTAATGGGACCAATTTTAGGAGTTGGGTTATCTATTGCAATTAACGATATTGATACATTAAGACGATCTTTAATCAACTTAGCAATAATGATTGTGTTAAGTTTATTAACTGCATTTTTGTTTTTTAGATTTTTCCCTTTAAGCGAAGACACATCCGAGCTTTTAGGACGAGTACAACCAGATATTCGTGATGTATTAATTGCCTTTTTTGGTGGATTAGCCTTAATTATTGCGCGTACCAAACGTGGTACAATTGCATCTGTAATATTTGGTGTAGCAATTGCAACTGCTTTAATGCCACCTTTATGTACAGCTGGTTATGGATTAGCAAAAGCCAATTGGAAGTACTTTGGTCAAGCCATGTACTTATTTACAATTAACACTATTTTTATAGCATTAGCTACGTTTTTAGTACTTAAGATTTTGCGTTTTCCTATGCTTAAATATGCTAATTCCGCTAAGAGAAAACGTATTGCTAGAGTCGCATCTTTAGTAGCAATTATTGTCATGATTCCTGCGGTATTTACGTTTTTAAGTGTTTTAAAAGAAAGTCAGTTTACAATAGATGCGAAGGACTTTGTTAATAATGAGCTTAAAGCTTTACCAAATTCTAATTACATTAAAAAATACGCCACTATTAATTATAGTGAAAATGGCGATTCTAATATAGAGTTAACCACTTTTGGAACAGATGTGATTTCTGACGAAACTAAAAATGTATTAGAGCAAAGATTGCAGTCTTATCGTTTTTTAAAGAATACTAAACTATTAATTAATCAAACTAAAAACAGACAAATTAATAATTTAGATTATATGGAAGAATTGCGTACACGCGACTCTTTAGACTTGTTAACGCAACAACAAAAAATAGCTATTTTAGAAGATAAGGTTAGAGAATTATCTGTGTTAGAAAAAGATCAAATTCCGTTTAAATCCTTAACAGAAGAGATTCATATTAATTATGAAACAGTAGATGAGGTATCTTATTCCAAAGTCATTACAAGTAACTTTAAAACTATAGACACATTACCAGTTTTTTCAATAAAATGGAATGATTCTTTAATTGATCAGCAGCAAATTGCTAATGAAAAGGACAAACTTTACAAGTGGTTAAAGTTTAAACTTAAAACGGACACTTTAGTAGTGACTCAAAAACGATAA
- a CDS encoding mannose-1-phosphate guanylyltransferase gives MQNKNYYAILMAGGVGSRFWPVSTESFPKQFHDMLGTGDTLIQKTFQRLNKLIPTENIFILTNEKYNDLVLQQLPDVKPEQVVLEPAMRNTAPCILYASLKIQKENPDAVMIVAPSDHWIEDEAAFTQNVQQAFQFCEQNDALMTLGIKPTFPNTGYGYIECGNASAENISNVIQFREKPDYDIAKQFLAQGNFLWNAGIFMWSATAVIKAFKTNQPELFEHFYKGIETYNTSAEEEFIEENYAKAENISVDYAIMESSKNVFVIPATFDWNDLGTWGSLYDKLDKDSSQNAIVNAKTLTQDATGNMIRTTKDKVVVVDGLKDYIIVDKDEVLLIFPKEKEQDIKKVLQSVKTKFGEHYG, from the coding sequence ATGCAAAACAAAAACTATTACGCGATATTAATGGCTGGCGGCGTTGGATCTAGATTTTGGCCAGTAAGTACAGAGAGTTTTCCTAAACAATTTCATGATATGTTGGGAACAGGCGATACTTTAATACAAAAGACGTTTCAGCGATTAAATAAATTAATTCCAACCGAAAATATTTTCATTTTAACTAATGAAAAATATAATGATCTTGTTTTACAGCAATTACCAGATGTAAAACCAGAACAGGTTGTTTTAGAACCAGCAATGCGTAATACAGCACCATGTATTTTATATGCATCTTTAAAAATTCAAAAAGAAAATCCAGATGCAGTTATGATTGTAGCGCCAAGTGATCATTGGATTGAAGACGAAGCTGCATTTACGCAAAATGTCCAGCAAGCCTTTCAGTTTTGTGAACAAAACGATGCGTTAATGACATTAGGTATTAAACCAACGTTTCCTAACACAGGTTATGGTTATATAGAATGTGGTAACGCTTCCGCAGAAAATATTAGCAACGTGATTCAATTTAGAGAAAAACCTGATTACGATATTGCTAAACAGTTTTTAGCTCAAGGCAATTTTTTATGGAATGCAGGTATTTTTATGTGGAGCGCAACTGCTGTGATAAAAGCATTTAAAACCAATCAACCTGAATTATTTGAGCATTTTTACAAAGGAATAGAAACTTACAATACAAGTGCTGAAGAAGAATTTATAGAAGAAAATTACGCTAAAGCGGAAAATATTTCGGTAGATTATGCTATCATGGAATCGTCTAAAAATGTATTTGTAATTCCTGCAACTTTTGACTGGAATGATCTAGGAACTTGGGGAAGTTTATATGATAAATTAGACAAAGATTCAAGTCAAAATGCAATTGTAAATGCCAAAACATTAACGCAAGACGCTACAGGAAATATGATTAGAACTACAAAAGATAAAGTTGTAGTTGTAGATGGATTAAAAGATTATATAATTGTTGATAAAGACGAAGTTTTGCTTATCTTTCCTAAAGAAAAAGAACAAGACATTAAAAAAGTACTTCAAAGTGTAAAAACTAAATTTGGAGAACATTACGGTTAA
- a CDS encoding SprT-like domain-containing protein — MQHTISNYIPEASVAKVLQLLDQDNLTVLVKKERKTRHGDYRKLPNGKHQITVNGSLNKYRFLITLIHEIAHLEAYKNFGKFIKPHGKEWKATFQHLMLPFLNPEVFPLQLLPMLAKHFKNPKASSDTDVHLAYALKQFDVNTNKTYIFEVPLNSIFKIYNGKVFKKGKKRRTRYECVEVATGRLYLFNANAEVTPIDN; from the coding sequence ATGCAGCATACCATATCTAATTACATTCCTGAAGCTTCAGTAGCAAAAGTATTACAGCTTTTAGATCAGGATAATCTAACGGTTTTAGTAAAAAAAGAGCGTAAAACACGTCATGGTGATTACCGTAAATTACCTAATGGTAAGCATCAAATTACTGTAAATGGAAGCTTAAATAAATATCGGTTTTTAATCACTTTAATTCACGAAATTGCGCATCTTGAAGCCTATAAAAATTTTGGAAAATTTATTAAACCGCATGGAAAAGAGTGGAAAGCAACATTTCAACATTTAATGTTACCATTTTTAAATCCAGAAGTTTTTCCGCTGCAATTATTACCAATGTTGGCAAAACATTTTAAAAACCCAAAAGCGTCTAGCGATACAGACGTGCATTTAGCCTATGCTTTAAAGCAATTTGACGTCAATACCAATAAAACTTATATATTTGAAGTACCTTTAAATAGCATCTTTAAAATCTATAACGGTAAAGTGTTTAAAAAAGGTAAAAAACGTCGTACACGTTACGAGTGTGTTGAGGTAGCAACAGGTAGACTATACTTGTTTAATGCCAATGCAGAAGTAACGCCTATAGACAATTAA
- a CDS encoding winged helix-turn-helix transcriptional regulator codes for MSKKGKHVFNGKEYPCCASLTMGVIGGKWKTVILYHLKDEAKRYSQLRKEMPAVTERTLSLQLKTLEDDGIVKRKVYTTKPPLKVEYSLTKLGETLIPLIISIAEWGETASKT; via the coding sequence ATGTCTAAAAAAGGAAAACACGTGTTTAATGGTAAAGAATATCCTTGTTGCGCAAGTCTTACAATGGGCGTAATTGGCGGTAAATGGAAAACCGTAATCTTATACCATTTAAAAGATGAAGCAAAACGTTACAGCCAATTAAGAAAAGAAATGCCTGCTGTTACCGAAAGAACTTTAAGTCTACAACTAAAAACTTTGGAAGACGATGGTATTGTAAAGCGAAAGGTATACACAACAAAACCGCCTTTAAAAGTAGAGTATTCTTTAACTAAACTAGGTGAAACTTTAATTCCTTTAATTATTTCTATTGCAGAATGGGGCGAAACAGCTTCAAAAACTTAA
- a CDS encoding nitroreductase family protein — MSFLTAMQERYTTKMYDASKKIETQKIEELKQILQLSPSSINSQPWKFTFVSDQNTKEKLSKVSWINTEKVINCDTVVVLSRIDNLNTFEQQIEDALPEGAVKYYKEFIKPLPEDQIKSWFDKQVYLSLGVLLSACAAMGIDSTPMEGINPKDYDTILNFKDQATLVAVAIGYRDEEDFNQPSKKPKSRLNLDDVVQTV; from the coding sequence ATGAGTTTTTTAACCGCAATGCAAGAGCGTTATACGACCAAAATGTATGATGCTTCAAAAAAAATTGAAACACAAAAAATAGAAGAACTAAAGCAAATACTACAACTTAGTCCTTCTTCTATAAATAGTCAACCATGGAAATTTACTTTTGTGTCTGACCAAAACACAAAAGAAAAATTATCTAAAGTATCATGGATAAACACCGAAAAAGTTATCAATTGTGATACAGTAGTTGTACTGAGTAGAATTGATAATCTAAATACTTTTGAACAACAAATTGAAGATGCTTTACCAGAAGGAGCTGTTAAATATTATAAAGAATTTATAAAACCTTTACCGGAAGATCAAATTAAATCTTGGTTTGACAAACAAGTGTATTTATCCTTAGGTGTTTTATTAAGCGCTTGTGCTGCTATGGGAATTGACTCTACACCAATGGAAGGTATTAATCCAAAAGATTACGATACTATTTTAAACTTTAAAGATCAAGCAACCTTAGTTGCTGTGGCTATAGGCTATAGAGATGAAGAGGATTTTAATCAACCTAGTAAAAAACCTAAATCAAGATTAAATCTTGATGACGTTGTACAAACTGTATAA
- a CDS encoding porin family protein, with protein sequence MKNLLLTIALVFGVIFTSNAQDTDTKSKSTAGIKGGYNLAAVSYDGEGETGQRSGFHVGVFGESYLSNVVALQLELLYSQQGYQLENNNSTFTQKLNYINMPLVLKIYPVSNFYLEAGPQLGFAISHKETYDSNFNLFDTEQEFDPNNIDYGANFGAGIKTDSGVSLGVRYHLGLGDIYDDGEPKNRVWQFSVAFGF encoded by the coding sequence ATGAAAAATTTACTATTAACAATAGCATTAGTTTTTGGTGTAATATTTACATCAAATGCTCAAGATACAGATACAAAAAGTAAATCTACTGCAGGTATAAAAGGAGGATATAATTTAGCTGCTGTAAGTTATGATGGCGAAGGAGAAACAGGACAAAGAAGCGGATTTCATGTTGGTGTATTTGGCGAGTCTTATTTATCAAATGTAGTAGCACTTCAATTAGAGTTGCTTTACTCGCAACAAGGTTATCAATTAGAAAATAACAATAGCACGTTTACACAAAAGCTTAACTATATAAACATGCCTTTAGTATTAAAGATTTATCCGGTTTCTAATTTTTATTTAGAAGCTGGTCCACAATTAGGCTTTGCAATTTCGCATAAAGAGACTTACGACAGTAATTTTAATTTATTTGATACAGAGCAAGAGTTTGATCCTAATAATATAGATTATGGCGCTAATTTTGGTGCCGGAATTAAAACAGATTCAGGTGTTAGTTTAGGCGTGCGTTATCACTTAGGTTTAGGAGATATTTATGACGATGGCGAACCAAAAAACCGTGTTTGGCAATTCTCAGTAGCTTTCGGTTTTTAA
- a CDS encoding zinc metalloprotease, with protein MKHYFLIPILLVTLLLSCSKEDSAEANQELTGVTANQQPTGTSSNHLLSDAVFSSMVVELVYVEGFKPTQTAINNFVNFLEERTYKPNGITVVTRSIVSPGMSSYTTQDIIDIENANRTKYNTEDQIAVWAFFADGQSANNTANGVVLGTAYRNTSFVIYEETLHSYSDSAFEANRDVLETTVITHEFGHILGLTNLGAAMQTNHEDTEHPKHCNDEDCLMYWSAETGSGMENLIGVSTAPQLDSQCIADLQANGGK; from the coding sequence ATGAAACACTATTTTTTAATACCAATCTTATTAGTAACTCTTTTATTGTCTTGCAGTAAAGAAGATTCTGCAGAAGCAAATCAAGAATTAACAGGTGTAACCGCTAATCAACAACCAACAGGTACATCCTCTAACCACTTACTTTCAGATGCTGTTTTTAGTAGCATGGTAGTAGAGTTAGTGTATGTAGAAGGTTTTAAACCAACACAAACTGCGATTAATAATTTTGTAAACTTTTTAGAAGAAAGAACTTATAAACCAAACGGAATTACTGTAGTAACTAGATCAATAGTTTCTCCAGGAATGTCGTCTTATACAACACAAGATATTATTGATATAGAAAACGCTAACAGAACTAAATATAACACCGAAGATCAAATTGCAGTTTGGGCATTTTTTGCAGATGGGCAGTCTGCTAACAATACCGCAAACGGTGTTGTGTTAGGAACAGCGTATCGTAATACATCTTTTGTTATTTATGAAGAAACCTTGCATAGCTACAGCGATAGTGCTTTTGAAGCCAACAGAGATGTTTTAGAAACTACGGTTATCACACATGAATTTGGTCATATTTTAGGATTAACAAATTTAGGTGCAGCAATGCAAACCAATCACGAGGATACAGAGCATCCTAAACATTGTAATGATGAAGATTGCTTAATGTATTGGTCTGCCGAAACTGGATCGGGAATGGAAAATTTAATTGGTGTAAGTACAGCACCACAATTAGACAGCCAATGTATTGCAGATTTGCAAGCTAACGGCGGAAAATAA